The segment CGGCGTGAAGCACGCCGTCGAATTCGCCGAACAGCCGTATCCGATCGTCAAGGTCGGCGATGCTGACCCGTGTCTGCGTCACCAGTCTTCAGGAGTGTGACCGCCGCCGCGGTGCGCCGCGCACGGACCGATGACGGCGCTTGCGACGATCGCTTGCGCCGCCGGCGGCAAGCTCGCGAGCAGCGTCGACAAGTTCACGTGCGTCGGCGCGAACAGCAACGACAAGTCGGGCGGGGATTGCATCTGCGAGGCGTCGCCGCCGGAGCCGAGATTGGCCAACGTCGATGATGCCGAAATCGAAACGATCGGCGCCGGCCGCGCGACGGGCTGCGCGCTCTGAGCCGCTTGTACGGCCGTCGCCTGTGCGCGGGCCGCGGCGGCTGCCGTCAGTCGGCGCTGGAGCGCCAGGCGTACGTCCGCCGCCGTCATCTGCAACGCAGTCGACGTGTCGCTCGAGCTCGCCGCCTGCTGCGATTGCGCCGCTTGCCTGATCGCCTTCGACACCGACGTGAAAATCGCGTAGATGACGTAGAGGATGAACAGGAACGGGATAAAGTTCCCGAAGTCTGCTAAGTGCATCGCGGCGGCGACAGCGAGCATCGCGCGTTACGTTCCCTGCGGCGGCGCAGGTCCGGACGGCGGCGGCGTGGTCGGCGCTTGACCGCCGCCCGACGCCTGCGATATGGAATTGCGCATGTCGGTGTCCGCGAGGACATTGCGCATGCGGTAGTAGTCCATGACACCAAGATTGCCGCTGCGGAACGCGTCGGCGATTGCGGTCGGCACGAGCGCTTCGGCCTCGGTCACCTTCGCGCGCATCGCTTGCGTCTGCGCCTTCATCTCCTGCTCTTGCGCTTGCGCCGCGTATTGACGTTCGGCGGCCTTCGCTTGCGCGACGCGCCGGTCGGCTTCCGCCTGGGCCGTCTGCAGCTCGGCGCCGATATTGCGTCCGACGTCGACGTCCGCGATGTCGATCGATACGATCTCGAACGCCGTGCCGGCGTCGAGCCCTTTCGAAAGCACCGTCTTGCTGATGTGATCGGGGTTCTCGAGGACTTCCTTGTAGTCGGCGCTGCCGCCGACCGCCGCGACGACGCCTTCGCCGACGCGTGCGATGATCGTCGGCTCGCCCGCGCCGCCGACGTACCGGTCGACGCTCGCGCGCACGGTGATCCGCGCTTTGACGTTGAGCTGGATGCCGTCTTTCGCGACGCCTTGGAATGTCGGCGTCTCGATGACTTTCGGATTGACCGACGTCTGCAGCGCCTCGAGCGGGTTACGTCCGGCGAGGTCGATCGCGGTCGCGCGCTGCCACTCCATCGGGATCTGAGCGCGCTGGGCTGCGATGAGCGCGAGCACGACGTTGTCGATGTGCCCGCCTGCGAGGTAGTGCGCCTGCAACTGGTCGACGTTGATGTGCAGGCCGGCCTTGTTCGCAGTGACGAGGGCGTCGACGATCACCGATGGCGGAATCCTTATGAGCCGCATCCGTACCAAGCTGAAGATGCCGAGCGGCACGCCTGCGGCCCTCGCCCTGATCCAAAGCCCGAACGGGAAGTAGTAGATGAACACGAAGAACGCGATGATCGCGACAAAAGCGATGACTATTACGAAGGGTCCGACGAGATCCATGCCCTCTCCCTTGCCTTAAGTGCGTTTGACGAAGATCTTGGAACCGGCTACACGGTCCACACGAACAGTGGTCTGCGCCGGGATGAAGTCGCCTTCGGTCTGCACTTCGTAGCGCTGGCCGTCGATCGTGGCGAAACCGGCAGGCCGCAACTGCGAGATCGATACGCCCTCACGCCCCATGAGGTGTGAAAGGGTCGGCGCGGCGACGTATCCTTCCGAAGTCGACTGCGCGCTGGCGAATGCGAGCCTTTTGAGAAGTTCGCTCTCCGGCAGCCAGCGCAGCAAGATGACGAAGATGACGATGGATACGACGAGCGCCGCGGCCATGACGCCTACGCCGAGCAGCCAATACGCCGCCCCGAACGCGAGCACGATGCTCGCCATGATGAGAAGCGAGCCGACGATTCCTCCGACGCCGTGGCCGGGCAAGACGTGGAGCTCGAATAGCACCCCGATGACGCCGAGGACGAAAAGGCCGACGATCACTATCGTCGATGCACCGGCGATGATGTGCGCACCGAAGAACAGGCCGAATGCGAGCACGGCGATGAGCCCGGCGATGAAGTAGCGCGTCTGGAGCTCGATCCACAAACCGAGGAAGCCGATCGAGAGGAGCAGGCCGGAGATGAGCGGGTCCGATGCCCACTGAGCGATCTGCTCGCCAAGCGTCGGCGCGTATGCGACGACCGGCGCGTCCTTGATGCCCGCGATGGCGAGAGCGCCTTCGTCGGTCGACGAAACGCCGTCGATGAAGTGATGCGCCATAGCCTCGGCCGGCGTGAGCGATAGGATATCGCCCTTCTTCTTCAGCCCGGGAATGACGACGTTCGGATCGACCATGCCGGCCGCTATCTGCGGATCGCGATGGTGTTGCTCGGCGAGCGATTCCATCTCGCTGCGGATCGCGGCGATCATCTTCGCGTCGACCGGTGTCTCGCCGCTCGGACCGAGCTCGATCGGCAGCGTCGCCCCCATGCTAGATCCGGGCGCCATGATGATCTTATCGCACACGAGCGCGATGAGCGCGCCGGCCGACCACGCGCGATCGGGTACGAACGCGATCGTCTTGATGCCGGCTCCCTCGAGCGCGTCTTTGATCGCGTTCGCGTCGTCGACCGATCCGCCGTTGGTGGCGATGCGAAGGAGCACCGCCTGTGCACCGCTGGACTTCGCCTGGTCTATCGCGCCTTCGATACGATGCGCCATGCCGGCGTCGATCGTACCGTCGACGTCGACGGAGACGACGGACGCCTGCGAGTCGGCTGCAGAGGCGCGTTGGCCGTGGATGGCCGACACGAACAGACCCGCCGAACCGAATACGATACACGCAGCAAAGAACGCAGCCCGCATCTTGGCGCCTCGCTCGCGCCTGCGCGCGCGCTTCATCACGCCGCGCCCCTCGCGCTCATCTCTGCTTTGACCGCTTCCTGGATGGCCTTGCCGTCGGCCTGGTCCTTCAGCGCGGCCATTGCGGCCTTCATCGCGTCGCCGAATTTCGCATCGGCGGCGAGCCCGGCCAATGCCGACTTGACGGCCGCTTGCAGCGCCTCGCCCGACATGCGCGCAGGCAGATACTCTTCGAGAATCGTGCGTTCGCGCTGTTCTTTGTCGGCAAGATCGAGGCGCCCGGCCTTCGTGAACTCCTCGATCGAGTCGTTGCGCTGCTTGACTTGCTTGCGCAACACGTCGAGCTGCTCCTCATCGGAAAGCTGTGTGTTGCGTTCGATGGTTCGATACTTCATGGCGGAAATAGCCATGCGAAGCGTGCCGGTGCGCTCTGCGTCGCGCGCCTTCATCGCGTCTTTGAGATCGGCGTTCAACCGGTCGATGGTCGACGTTGCAGCATTCCCCCGGTGCGCCCACTTCCGCGCTCGCCCGCCCTCGTCCCGCACAATCGACCTCCGGCATTTTGTCCCGTTGCGAGGCTGCCGCTACCACCGTCGCAACCGCCTGCCGATGCCCAAGATAGGTGGGATACCGGTCTCGGCGAAAACCCTCGTCAGGGTTGAAAATCGCGGCCGACGGCGCCGCCGGAAGAGTCTACGAGGCGACTAGGTGCGGGCACGATGCGGCCCGCATCTCGCGTCCGAGACCGAGTGCAAAGGGGGTGACCTCAACCATGGAAACGAGAGTCGGACCGAACGAATCGATCGAAAGCGCGCTCAAGCGCTTCAAGAAGATGTGCCAGAAGTCCGGAGTGCTCGCTGAGGCTCGCCGCCACGAGCACTACGAGAAGCCGAGCGTGCGCCGCAAGAAGAAATCGGCGGCGGCGCGCAAGCGGCGCTCCTAGTCAAACTGGATGTAGTAGGCCGAGCGAAGCTCGGCTCTCAAAGCCGATCGGCGGACGTCAGTCCGCCGATCGGCTTTCCACGTCGTAGATCAGTTCGTCTTCGTTTTTTCGCACGCCAGGCGTTGGCCGGTGCGCGACGACCTTCCCATCGGGCATGATATGCGCGACCGGCCGTTCTCGTAGCAAGACCACCGCATCCGCGATGAGCCGGCGATGACAGCGCCACCAGACGCTCTCTGAGCACATGACGGCTGTGTGCGCGCCGTCGTCCTCGCGCATGGCGTCGTCCAGCGCGAGTCGAAACTCTGCTGTGAGCATATAGTCTGCGTAAGCCCGAAATGCAGGATGCCGCAAAGCCACGTTCGGTGACGGGCCGGTGGACGTCCGGCGCCCGCCGAGGGCCTGCGCCCAGCGGTAGGCGATGCCGGTCGCTTCGAGCGATTTGGCGACGGTTGCGCGGTCGAATTGCGGATTGTGACGACTGCGTGGGAAGGCTCGGACGTCCACCAACACGCGCATCCCGTTGCGTTGGAGCAGTTCGATCAACGCATCGCTTGAATGCGTGCCGTGTCCTATGGTCATCATCTGCGGGGGCGCATCGATGAGGCGACAGCCACCGCGGCGCCGAGGACGATGATCGCGATGATAAGCGCCTTTGACTCAAGGCCGTTGCGGTACGGCTCGCTCGCGAACAACTCCGATCCGTGGACGGCGATCGCACCGATACACCACACGAGCCCGCCTGCTGCCAAGAGCCAAAACCCCACGCTCATCCCGCGCCAGGCGAACACGATACCGCTGAGCTGCAGCGCATAGACGATGATGAGCGCGCCGGCCGCGACCGACGTCGGCACGCCGAATCGCGCGAACTCGCCGTAGCGGAAATCCTCGGCCGTGTGCGGGATCGTCGCTGCCACGAGCAGCAGCGTCAAAGCGATGGGTACCGTCGCTCGCTTCATGCGCCGGACGCTAGATCTCCCATTCCCACGTGTTCCAGAACGGCGTCGAGGCGTGCGCGGGCTTGAAGTTCTTGAAGTCGGTGTTGATGACGTGTTGATCGCGCTCGAACCACAAGACGAGGATCGGCACCCGGCTCGTCAGGATCTCCTGCACTTTCGCGTAGTCCGCTTTCCGCCGGTTCTGATCGTATTGCACGAGGGCATCGTCTTCGGCAGCGTCGAGCGCATGATCGCAAAATGCGTAGATGTTCCAGCCGTTCGGCGGCGCAAGATCGCACTTGAAGAGGATCGATTCGTCCGGGTCGATGCCGTTGGCCCATTGCTCCACGGCGACGTCGAACTTCTCGTTCTGTTCGATGCCGCCGGACGCTTTCGATTCGTAGAGCACGTCCGACGGGTAGTTCTTGATCGCGACGTCGATGCCGAGCTGCTTCCACTGCGCTTGGACGAGGGTCTCGACGCCGGTCATGACCGCAGAACCGGTGAAGCCGACGAGCGTCAACTGCATCGGCACACCGGCCTTCGCACGCATCCCGTTCGGCCCGCGTCGCCAGCCCGCAGCGTCGAGCAGCGCATCCGCCTTGGCCGTGTCGTACGGATATTTCGTCACGTCCGGATCGTGCGCCCATAAGTATGGCGGCTGGTCGCTATCGGCGGGCATCATGACACCCTCCGTCACCTTCGCGATGAGCTCGTCCCGATTCGTGCCGTACGCGAGCGCTCGTCGGACGCGGACGTCCGAAAGCGCGGGCACGTCTGCATTGAAGCCAAGATCGGCGAAGCGCGTGAACGGCGACAGGACGATTCGCGTGCCGGGGATGCCCTTGAGACTCGGCGCGAGCGACTGTGCGGCGCGATAATAGAAGTCGACGTCGTGCGACTTTATCGCCGCGAGCGCGGTGTTGTCGTTGCCGATGAAGCGGAAGTCGATCTCCTTGAGCTTCGGCGGGCCGCGCCAGTAATGCGG is part of the Candidatus Eremiobacteraceae bacterium genome and harbors:
- the floA gene encoding flotillin-like protein FloA (flotillin-like protein involved in membrane lipid rafts), whose amino-acid sequence is MDLVGPFVIVIAFVAIIAFFVFIYYFPFGLWIRARAAGVPLGIFSLVRMRLIRIPPSVIVDALVTANKAGLHINVDQLQAHYLAGGHIDNVVLALIAAQRAQIPMEWQRATAIDLAGRNPLEALQTSVNPKVIETPTFQGVAKDGIQLNVKARITVRASVDRYVGGAGEPTIIARVGEGVVAAVGGSADYKEVLENPDHISKTVLSKGLDAGTAFEIVSIDIADVDVGRNIGAELQTAQAEADRRVAQAKAAERQYAAQAQEQEMKAQTQAMRAKVTEAEALVPTAIADAFRSGNLGVMDYYRMRNVLADTDMRNSISQASGGGQAPTTPPPSGPAPPQGT
- a CDS encoding NfeD family protein, with the protein product MKRARRRERGAKMRAAFFAACIVFGSAGLFVSAIHGQRASAADSQASVVSVDVDGTIDAGMAHRIEGAIDQAKSSGAQAVLLRIATNGGSVDDANAIKDALEGAGIKTIAFVPDRAWSAGALIALVCDKIIMAPGSSMGATLPIELGPSGETPVDAKMIAAIRSEMESLAEQHHRDPQIAAGMVDPNVVIPGLKKKGDILSLTPAEAMAHHFIDGVSSTDEGALAIAGIKDAPVVAYAPTLGEQIAQWASDPLISGLLLSIGFLGLWIELQTRYFIAGLIAVLAFGLFFGAHIIAGASTIVIVGLFVLGVIGVLFELHVLPGHGVGGIVGSLLIMASIVLAFGAAYWLLGVGVMAAALVVSIVIFVILLRWLPESELLKRLAFASAQSTSEGYVAAPTLSHLMGREGVSISQLRPAGFATIDGQRYEVQTEGDFIPAQTTVRVDRVAGSKIFVKRT
- a CDS encoding GatB/YqeY domain-containing protein, producing MNADLKDAMKARDAERTGTLRMAISAMKYRTIERNTQLSDEEQLDVLRKQVKQRNDSIEEFTKAGRLDLADKEQRERTILEEYLPARMSGEALQAAVKSALAGLAADAKFGDAMKAAMAALKDQADGKAIQEAVKAEMSARGAA
- the rpsU gene encoding 30S ribosomal protein S21, which codes for METRVGPNESIESALKRFKKMCQKSGVLAEARRHEHYEKPSVRRKKKSAAARKRRS
- a CDS encoding DUF488 domain-containing protein, translating into MMTIGHGTHSSDALIELLQRNGMRVLVDVRAFPRSRHNPQFDRATVAKSLEATGIAYRWAQALGGRRTSTGPSPNVALRHPAFRAYADYMLTAEFRLALDDAMREDDGAHTAVMCSESVWWRCHRRLIADAVVLLRERPVAHIMPDGKVVAHRPTPGVRKNEDELIYDVESRSAD
- a CDS encoding peptide ABC transporter substrate-binding protein, whose amino-acid sequence is MKRLALLLVLLCVGCSKVSEQTASSSGPNAWTIPGVLRIAARQEPDTLMPIIGTQVVDTDLSMFWDGHLLNWSDDNEFVPELATAAPTLSNGGISKDGLTITYHLRRGVMWQDGAPFTAADVIFSWQQVMNPNNAVPSRLGYDDISRIDAPDDHTIIIHLKKRFAPFVATFFTMSNTTYGIIPKHLLGGLHDLNRTDYANKPIGTGPFIVADYEKGTLIKFVANPHYWRGPPKLKEIDFRFIGNDNTALAAIKSHDVDFYYRAAQSLAPSLKGIPGTRIVLSPFTRFADLGFNADVPALSDVRVRRALAYGTNRDELIAKVTEGVMMPADSDQPPYLWAHDPDVTKYPYDTAKADALLDAAGWRRGPNGMRAKAGVPMQLTLVGFTGSAVMTGVETLVQAQWKQLGIDVAIKNYPSDVLYESKASGGIEQNEKFDVAVEQWANGIDPDESILFKCDLAPPNGWNIYAFCDHALDAAEDDALVQYDQNRRKADYAKVQEILTSRVPILVLWFERDQHVINTDFKNFKPAHASTPFWNTWEWEI